The following proteins are encoded in a genomic region of Lachnospiraceae bacterium KM106-2:
- a CDS encoding phosphonate ABC transporter ATP-binding protein: MIEFKNVTKVYPNGFKGLENINTTIEQGEFVGIIGLSGAGKSTLLRTINKMHDITEGELIVNDKDVQKLKGKELRQFRRKIGMIFQSFNLVSRTTVIRNVLTANVPEMGFFKVLFGLFSKEQKVAALEALDKVGILDKAYIRADQLSGGQQQRVALARTLAQNPEIILADEPVAALDPVTAKQVMDDFRKINKEMNISILINIHHVELALEYTDRIIGIRAGKIVYDGPSSEVTQEILDQIYAGKAPEEDQ; the protein is encoded by the coding sequence ATGATCGAATTTAAGAATGTGACAAAAGTCTATCCAAATGGATTTAAGGGATTAGAAAATATCAACACAACAATTGAACAAGGTGAGTTTGTAGGAATCATCGGTTTATCAGGTGCTGGTAAATCTACTTTACTTCGTACGATCAATAAAATGCATGATATTACGGAAGGTGAATTGATCGTTAATGACAAAGATGTTCAAAAATTAAAAGGGAAAGAACTTCGTCAGTTCAGAAGAAAGATCGGTATGATCTTCCAATCCTTTAACTTAGTAAGCAGAACGACTGTTATCCGAAATGTATTAACTGCAAATGTACCAGAAATGGGATTCTTTAAAGTTTTATTTGGTCTTTTCTCAAAAGAACAAAAAGTAGCTGCTCTTGAAGCACTTGATAAAGTAGGTATCTTAGATAAAGCATACATCAGAGCAGATCAATTATCTGGTGGTCAGCAACAACGTGTTGCGTTAGCAAGAACATTAGCTCAAAATCCGGAAATCATCTTAGCTGATGAACCAGTTGCAGCATTAGATCCTGTAACAGCAAAACAAGTTATGGATGACTTTAGAAAGATCAATAAAGAAATGAACATTTCTATTTTGATCAATATTCACCACGTAGAATTAGCATTAGAATATACAGACAGAATTATTGGTATTCGTGCTGGTAAGATCGTTTATGACGGACCTTCTAGTGAAGTGACACAAGAAATTCTTGATCAAATCTACGCAGGAAAGGCTCCAGAGGAGGATCAATAA
- a CDS encoding phosphonate ABC transporter phosphate-binding periplasmic component codes for MKRFLSLMLVAILCVSTLTACGSKKNSSEDASGNKKIDTLKVQFVPSREPDEIVTATEPLKELLKTELKKEGYEVGKVEIKVGTSFEAVGEGLSAGTIDLGFIPGGTYVLYDDGADVLLTATRSGLNKDSDNAKDWNDGKATEGTDKQAVSYRALMVAGPSAKGQELAKKVNAGQELTWEDLNSAKWSVMSSSSPAGYIYPALWLQDKYGKGITDLKSAVQSDSYGSAFARLASGQVDVVLTYADARRDFEDKWTSEYSRKDSIWAETSVIGVTDAIYNDTICASKESDVMTDDFKAAVQNAMINIAKTEEGKKVINIYTHEGYQKAKASDYDKEKEAQELIKKLSSK; via the coding sequence ATGAAAAGATTTTTATCACTTATGTTAGTTGCTATTCTATGCGTATCTACATTAACAGCGTGTGGAAGCAAAAAGAATTCATCTGAAGATGCATCAGGAAACAAGAAAATTGACACATTAAAAGTTCAATTCGTACCATCTAGAGAACCAGATGAAATTGTTACAGCAACAGAGCCTTTAAAAGAGTTATTAAAAACAGAACTTAAAAAAGAAGGATATGAAGTTGGTAAAGTTGAAATTAAAGTAGGTACTTCTTTTGAAGCAGTTGGTGAGGGACTTTCAGCTGGAACAATCGATCTTGGATTTATTCCGGGTGGAACATATGTACTTTACGATGATGGTGCAGATGTACTTTTAACAGCTACTCGTTCAGGTCTTAATAAAGATTCTGACAACGCAAAAGACTGGAATGATGGAAAAGCAACAGAAGGTACTGACAAACAAGCAGTATCATACCGTGCATTAATGGTAGCAGGTCCTTCTGCTAAAGGTCAGGAACTTGCGAAGAAAGTAAATGCTGGACAAGAATTAACTTGGGAAGATTTAAATAGTGCAAAATGGAGCGTTATGTCTTCATCATCACCAGCCGGATATATTTATCCAGCACTTTGGTTACAAGACAAGTATGGTAAAGGTATTACAGATCTTAAGAGTGCTGTTCAATCAGATTCTTATGGTAGTGCATTTGCAAGACTTGCTTCTGGTCAAGTTGATGTTGTTCTTACTTATGCAGATGCTAGACGCGATTTCGAAGATAAGTGGACATCTGAATATAGCCGTAAAGATTCAATTTGGGCTGAAACAAGTGTTATTGGTGTAACAGATGCAATCTACAACGATACAATTTGTGCTAGTAAGGAATCTGATGTTATGACAGATGACTTCAAAGCAGCCGTACAAAATGCTATGATCAATATCGCTAAGACAGAAGAAGGTAAAAAGGTTATCAATATCTATACTCATGAAGGATATCAAAAAGCCAAAGCTTCTGATTACGATAAAGAAAAAGAAGCACAAGAATTAATCAAAAAATTAAGCAGCAAATAA
- a CDS encoding NADH pyrophosphatase, with translation MNYCMECGTKLTKKFLKNEGMIPYCDTCKEFRFPVFNTAVSMIVMNEEQDKILLIKQYGGDDYILVAGYVNQGENAEHAVVREVKEEVGLDVLNLHFNKSEYYKKSNTLMLNFTCIVEEKPFALAEDEVDHAEWFSLEEARAKIEKGNLAQRFLIHYLDNLL, from the coding sequence ATGAACTATTGTATGGAATGTGGAACGAAGTTGACTAAGAAGTTTCTGAAAAATGAGGGGATGATTCCTTATTGTGATACATGCAAGGAATTTCGATTCCCGGTCTTTAATACGGCGGTAAGTATGATTGTAATGAATGAAGAGCAAGATAAGATCCTGTTGATCAAACAGTATGGCGGCGATGATTATATCTTGGTTGCTGGTTACGTAAATCAGGGTGAAAATGCAGAACATGCGGTAGTTCGTGAAGTGAAAGAAGAGGTCGGTCTGGATGTCTTAAATCTTCATTTTAACAAAAGTGAGTATTATAAGAAGAGCAATACCTTAATGTTGAACTTTACTTGTATTGTGGAAGAAAAACCATTTGCCCTTGCAGAAGATGAAGTCGATCATGCGGAGTGGTTTTCACTCGAGGAAGCAAGAGCTAAGATAGAGAAAGGGAATCTGGCACAAAGATTTTTAATTCATTATTTAGATAACTTATTATAA
- a CDS encoding exodeoxyribonuclease III, whose protein sequence is MKLISWNVNGIRACVQKGFVEFFQEMDADIFCIQESKLQEGQIELELDGYHQFWNYAKKKGYSGTAIFTKQEPLSVRYGMGKEEHDEEGRLITLEFDDFFMITVYTLNSQSELARLGYRMEWEDAFLAYLKELEQTKPVIVCGDLNVAHQEIDLKNPKTNKKNAGFTMEEREKFSHLLKNGFIDTFRYFYPDQEEIYSWWSYRFKAREKNAGWRIDYFLTSDSLRDRLEDAKIHTEVYGSDHCPIELDLK, encoded by the coding sequence ATGAAATTAATTTCGTGGAATGTAAATGGGATTCGCGCTTGTGTACAAAAAGGATTTGTAGAGTTCTTTCAGGAAATGGATGCGGATATCTTCTGTATTCAGGAAAGCAAGTTGCAAGAAGGACAAATTGAATTAGAGTTAGACGGTTATCATCAGTTTTGGAACTATGCAAAGAAAAAGGGATACTCAGGAACTGCTATCTTTACCAAACAAGAGCCACTTTCAGTTCGTTATGGAATGGGAAAGGAAGAGCATGATGAGGAAGGTCGTTTGATCACATTAGAGTTTGATGACTTTTTTATGATAACAGTATATACACTAAATTCACAAAGTGAGCTGGCTCGTTTGGGATACCGAATGGAGTGGGAAGATGCGTTCCTAGCCTATTTAAAAGAACTTGAACAGACAAAGCCGGTGATCGTATGTGGCGATCTTAATGTGGCTCATCAGGAGATCGACCTTAAGAATCCAAAGACAAATAAAAAGAATGCAGGATTTACAATGGAAGAAAGAGAGAAGTTCAGTCACTTGCTGAAGAACGGTTTTATTGATACTTTCCGATATTTTTATCCGGATCAGGAAGAAATCTATTCTTGGTGGTCATATCGATTCAAAGCAAGAGAGAAGAATGCAGGATGGAGAATTGATTACTTTTTGACATCCGATTCCTTAAGAGATAGACTAGAAGATGCTAAGATCCATACCGAAGTATACGGTTCGGATCATTGTCCGATTGAATTAGATCTAAAGTAA
- a CDS encoding lysophospholipase L2 → MYVSITRDKLTLRGKLEKQAEGSCPIAILFHGFTGDIGDEPDHVYQKISNQLNHVGIATIRFDFNGHGKSDGDFRAMNLFNELNDAIAILSYVRKLDFVTDIYLIGHSQGSVVAGMLAGYYNDVIAKLVLLAPAATLKTDALAGKCMDAVYDPNHIPETVDVDGGNHLVGGHYFRIAKSFPIYEVTAQFKGPSLAIHGIFDQIVNADASRKYHKTLSNCQLELLHNLDHGLYGEDQAHMLTLITDFLDPRKKDSHE, encoded by the coding sequence ATGTATGTATCGATCACTAGAGATAAGTTAACTCTACGGGGCAAACTAGAGAAACAAGCCGAAGGTTCTTGTCCGATCGCAATCTTATTTCATGGGTTTACAGGAGATATTGGCGATGAACCTGATCATGTGTATCAGAAAATATCGAATCAACTGAATCACGTTGGTATCGCAACTATCAGATTTGACTTTAATGGCCATGGTAAAAGTGATGGGGACTTTCGTGCCATGAATTTATTTAATGAACTCAATGATGCAATTGCAATCCTATCCTATGTTAGAAAACTTGATTTTGTAACTGATATTTATCTCATCGGACATTCCCAAGGCAGTGTCGTAGCTGGTATGTTAGCCGGTTATTATAATGATGTAATAGCAAAACTTGTCCTGTTAGCTCCCGCTGCTACCTTAAAAACAGATGCTCTCGCTGGGAAATGTATGGATGCAGTCTACGATCCAAACCATATTCCAGAGACCGTTGATGTCGATGGTGGCAACCATCTTGTCGGGGGGCATTACTTTCGAATTGCCAAATCCTTTCCGATCTATGAAGTGACCGCACAGTTTAAAGGACCTTCATTAGCGATCCATGGTATCTTCGATCAAATCGTAAATGCAGATGCTTCTAGAAAATATCATAAAACTTTATCCAACTGCCAATTAGAACTCTTACATAACTTAGATCATGGACTATACGGAGAGGATCAAGCTCATATGCTAACCTTGATCACCGATTTTCTAGATCCTAGAAAGAAGGATTCCCATGAATAA
- a CDS encoding cytidylate kinase codes for MNKRNYGKRYLIFLVGLFINSFGVSFITKASLGTSPISSIPYVLSLGYDFTLGEFTFVFNLLLILLQIVILGKQFKKESWLQIPVVFLFSFFIDLTMYLLGFMNPENYMIQIVSLLVGCMILGFGVYVEVLADVVMLPGESFVNAIVTKWHTEFGKTKVVFDSSMAVIAAVMSMVLFDQLKGVREGTVVAALLVGMVARWFHRKLSFLPQRLFEVEEELEKKVTYQKNNHVIITISREYGSNGRKIGKLLAQRLGLDFYDREIIEMEAKETNLSEIYIEKNEQRLPNGILHDFVSQTTVYAHPEEAKDRLYEAATHAVKKIADKGNCVIVGRCADHILSEYDNCYKIFLYADDDTKTKEIMEREQMDYHQAMRHMTEINRERYKHYKYYTGKVFGLASNYHLMLDTGKTSEENIVNIIQTYVN; via the coding sequence GTGAACAAAAGGAATTATGGAAAGCGATATTTAATCTTCTTAGTCGGATTATTTATTAACTCATTTGGAGTGAGTTTTATTACGAAAGCAAGCCTTGGAACCTCACCAATTTCATCCATTCCTTATGTGTTGAGTCTGGGATATGATTTTACACTTGGAGAGTTTACATTTGTATTTAACTTACTTTTGATTCTGTTACAGATCGTAATATTAGGAAAGCAATTTAAGAAAGAATCCTGGTTACAGATTCCGGTCGTATTCTTATTTTCTTTCTTCATTGATCTTACGATGTACTTACTTGGATTTATGAATCCGGAAAATTATATGATCCAGATAGTAAGCTTATTAGTAGGATGTATGATCTTGGGCTTTGGTGTCTATGTTGAGGTACTAGCTGATGTGGTCATGTTGCCGGGAGAATCTTTTGTAAATGCGATCGTTACTAAGTGGCATACTGAATTCGGAAAGACAAAAGTAGTATTTGATTCGAGTATGGCAGTGATTGCGGCGGTAATGTCGATGGTATTATTCGATCAGCTAAAGGGCGTCCGAGAAGGAACCGTAGTTGCTGCATTGTTAGTTGGAATGGTTGCAAGATGGTTTCATCGTAAGTTATCGTTCTTACCACAACGATTGTTTGAAGTGGAAGAAGAGTTGGAGAAGAAAGTTACATATCAAAAGAACAATCATGTTATTATTACCATCTCAAGAGAATATGGTTCTAATGGACGAAAGATTGGAAAGCTGCTTGCACAACGTCTTGGATTGGACTTTTATGACCGAGAGATTATTGAAATGGAAGCAAAGGAGACGAATTTATCAGAAATATATATTGAGAAAAACGAACAAAGATTGCCGAATGGAATTCTTCATGACTTTGTAAGTCAGACTACAGTATATGCTCATCCGGAAGAAGCGAAGGATCGCTTGTATGAGGCAGCAACTCATGCAGTGAAGAAAATTGCGGACAAGGGGAATTGTGTGATTGTAGGACGTTGTGCGGATCACATCCTTTCAGAATATGATAACTGCTATAAGATATTCCTTTATGCAGATGATGATACGAAGACAAAAGAGATTATGGAGCGTGAACAAATGGATTACCATCAGGCGATGAGACATATGACAGAGATCAATCGGGAACGCTATAAACATTATAAGTATTACACAGGAAAGGTTTTTGGCCTCGCAAGCAATTATCACCTGATGCTAGATACTGGAAAGACATCGGAAGAGAATATCGTAAATATCATTCAAACCTATGTAAACTAA
- a CDS encoding transcriptional regulator, MarR family, which yields MDQKFHYMLMANHALFTKVVQAKWQHAHLTPGQPKVLDYLGLHDGCMQKDLVEGTLTDAATMTGILTKMEEKGLIERRKKDGNRRSYFIYLTEEGKKKLAIVNQVFEEQEKEVCSGISEEEIKQFTAISEKIYRNMRNMEE from the coding sequence ATGGATCAGAAATTTCACTATATGTTAATGGCAAATCATGCATTATTTACAAAAGTAGTTCAAGCAAAGTGGCAGCATGCGCATCTTACACCAGGGCAGCCTAAAGTATTAGACTATCTTGGCTTACATGACGGCTGTATGCAAAAGGACCTTGTGGAAGGAACTTTGACAGATGCTGCTACGATGACAGGTATTTTAACTAAGATGGAAGAGAAGGGACTGATTGAAAGAAGAAAAAAAGACGGTAATAGACGTTCCTATTTCATCTATCTGACGGAGGAAGGAAAGAAAAAATTAGCAATTGTAAATCAGGTTTTTGAAGAACAAGAAAAAGAAGTATGTTCTGGGATCAGTGAGGAAGAAATCAAACAGTTCACCGCTATTTCTGAAAAAATCTATAGAAATATGAGAAACATGGAGGAATAG
- a CDS encoding transcriptional regulator, AraC family — MEQASYYFNREIPVSDFCVDIFYKNDIKRGENFRKHWHEHVQLYYVKKGSAILECGRNHFQITQGQVAIVNSNELHYIESLSDELGFYVIRIDPAFLFSNQVDMLQTKYLMPLAFNQIAFENEIGEDTDILDCIKRIIREHKEKKMGYELAIKSWIYQLLVLLLRRHVSLILSQSEFEQKSRDLTRFLPIFQMIEEHYKENISLDKMAECLSITKCHFCRLFKQITGQTATEYINSVRLKKAVCQLSQSDHNITEIAIDCGFDNINYFSRLFKKYYRVSPTEFRKSNLS, encoded by the coding sequence ATGGAACAGGCATCGTACTATTTTAATCGAGAGATACCAGTATCAGATTTTTGTGTAGATATTTTTTATAAAAATGATATAAAACGAGGAGAGAATTTTAGAAAGCACTGGCATGAACATGTTCAGCTTTATTATGTTAAGAAGGGAAGCGCTATTCTAGAATGTGGGAGGAACCATTTTCAGATTACACAAGGGCAAGTTGCTATTGTAAATAGTAATGAATTGCATTACATAGAAAGTCTCTCAGATGAACTAGGATTTTATGTGATTCGAATTGATCCGGCATTTCTATTTAGTAATCAGGTTGATATGCTACAGACGAAGTATCTGATGCCTTTAGCTTTCAATCAGATCGCTTTTGAAAACGAAATTGGCGAGGATACTGATATTTTGGATTGTATAAAGCGGATCATAAGAGAACATAAAGAAAAGAAGATGGGGTATGAGCTGGCTATTAAATCATGGATCTATCAGCTTTTAGTATTATTGTTGCGGAGACATGTCAGTCTGATCCTATCGCAGAGTGAGTTTGAACAGAAATCCAGAGATCTCACGCGCTTCCTTCCTATCTTTCAAATGATCGAGGAACATTATAAAGAAAATATATCTCTAGATAAAATGGCAGAGTGTCTTAGTATTACAAAGTGTCATTTCTGTAGATTATTTAAGCAGATCACAGGCCAAACAGCAACGGAATATATCAATAGTGTTCGGCTAAAGAAGGCGGTTTGCCAATTAAGCCAGTCCGATCACAATATAACGGAGATAGCCATAGATTGTGGGTTTGATAACATAAATTATTTCAGTCGATTATTTAAAAAGTATTACCGAGTTTCTCCGACGGAATTTAGAAAAAGTAATTTGTCTTGA
- a CDS encoding oxidoreductase, short chain dehydrogenase/reductase family: protein MLKKCIDVNQLPKRMPPQHQEVQPGIEEKMCPLPIFDDPCYVGSGKLEGKVALITGGDSGIGRAIAVAYAKEGATVAISFLYEKEDAIKTKEVVEMYGGRAILIEGDIRHESVCKEIVNKVICTCGRLDILVNNAGVQYPQSCLENISKEQLLETYSVNVFPIFYMTKEALKHMKRGSVIINTTSITAYEGNKDLIDYSSTKGAVVTFTRSLALNLISRGIRVNAVAPGPIWTPLTVSSYSAEQVAKFGGTVPMDRPGQPFELAPAYVYLASRDSTYVSGQVMHVNGGAITES from the coding sequence ATGTTGAAGAAGTGTATTGATGTGAACCAACTGCCAAAGAGAATGCCTCCACAGCATCAGGAAGTGCAGCCTGGAATCGAAGAGAAAATGTGTCCGTTACCAATCTTTGATGATCCTTGTTATGTGGGAAGCGGAAAACTTGAGGGTAAGGTTGCGCTGATCACTGGTGGCGATAGTGGAATTGGCCGTGCGATAGCAGTTGCTTATGCAAAGGAAGGTGCAACAGTAGCAATTTCCTTCTTATATGAGAAAGAAGATGCTATCAAGACAAAAGAAGTAGTTGAGATGTATGGCGGAAGAGCAATTCTGATAGAAGGGGATATCCGTCATGAGAGTGTGTGCAAAGAGATTGTAAACAAGGTAATCTGTACTTGTGGAAGACTTGATATCTTAGTAAATAATGCAGGCGTGCAATATCCGCAGTCTTGCTTAGAGAATATATCGAAAGAGCAATTACTGGAGACATATTCTGTGAATGTATTCCCAATCTTCTATATGACGAAAGAAGCTCTAAAGCATATGAAGCGAGGGAGTGTGATCATTAATACCACATCCATTACAGCTTATGAGGGGAATAAAGATCTGATTGATTATTCCTCTACAAAGGGTGCAGTTGTTACCTTTACCAGGTCTCTGGCATTGAATTTGATCTCGAGGGGCATCCGTGTTAATGCTGTGGCACCGGGACCAATCTGGACACCGCTTACGGTATCTTCCTATTCAGCGGAACAGGTTGCTAAGTTTGGTGGAACTGTTCCAATGGATCGACCGGGGCAGCCTTTTGAGCTGGCACCGGCATATGTATATCTGGCATCTAGAGATTCTACTTATGTCAGCGGTCAAGTTATGCATGTGAATGGTGGAGCCATTACAGAAAGTTAA